GGCAAAATTGAATGATTCCCTCTAAAATGAAATAAGGAacacgttttatttatttattatgtatgtacacttcaTCCaacacttttccaatttttggtaTGTTCTCTAAATAATACCAAGCCCTCCAAATAGACGATAACCTGTTTATTATGTAGAACAGTTCTTTGGAGTCTTGGTTCAAGGGAATGGAATTGCCGATGAATTATCCAACTATGGACCAGCGATTCCCCCACAGAGAGCAAAGCCAATAATCGAAATACAGGAATCAAgaagtggatcagcgattatgcagaactagaacgctgcagagctTCAAAGTATTTTGTGGCAAGCCCGCTCACAAAACTGTcggactttcttctaaaacttggaagaaaagacgttcggttgacgGTCGGTATTAATACAGGGCACAATCcatggggtcaacatatgaccaccattggaatcattgaggacacCATtcgcctgtcttgcttagaggagacggatagcactgaacattttctttgtgagtgtcctgcattttctagagcaaggctacgactTTCGGGTTCCAATGTCATGAGAacgagtaatattcgttctctcaaactgaatattttcagatttccCAAAGAACCTGGAAAATTTGCACAGGTCTAACTACCTctatgtctctattctatcctttATTTTCCCTTCTGTTATTTCTCTCCTTTCTTCCTTGATTGTCTAgcctttcactttccagagctttaaatacaatgggctttttagcccaAGTGTTTTAGGAGATACCAAATATCTCGGTGCTTCTTGAatcgacttttcaaattttaatttcagagcATTTCTTCATATTTGGAAAGAGTAAATAGTCAGACGGAGTTAAATCTGGAGAATAAGCTGGTTGAGGCCTAAGATGAGATTGATTCGTGAGTAACGAGAAGTGTAGCAGTTAAGTTTCTTATTTACAACTCGGGAATTCCAGTAGAAACCGATAATATGTTTAGTTTGTGGTCCATACACACCTTTCACCCAGATGAGGGTCATGAGCTAATGAGGCCTTTCAATCGCGCCACTCTAGGCGCTTCTACGTCGCAGCGAAAGCGGTTCGACCTGTGAGAAACGTACTTTGATCTCTTACAGCTTGAGAGGTCTCCTACAACTCAAACATATAGCCCAACTTCATTGTGGAAGCTTGCCAAGTTATACCAAATGCGAAGTGATGAAGTGATTAGAACATTTCAAATACCCTGCATGATTCACCCAAAGTCGACGCAAGagcaactaataataaaaaaccccTACCTGGTTCCCTCTGGGGCTTAAAACGACGCTCAACTTCAACTGGCCTTGAAAATCATTAACTATGCTAAGGAGTGTAAGAAGTTGTTGAAAGCGCCCAATTGGATCGGAGCCAATTTTAGGGCCAAGCAAAGAGGAATTAGTCCCGGCACATTAAGATGTTCAACAATAAAGCTGATGAAAACAAAGCAGCCAAGTTTTTTCCGAAAAATGTGGATAGGGTGGTAACAGAATTCTTTCACATGCAGAGTAGAAGTGAGCTACGAACATTGGTAGAACTAATTACGAAGCAAAATCCATGAGAACAACATATGCTCACATCTGTGTACATCTTGTTTGGAGTTTGAGGATAGTACCAAGCATTTACTCCCCTTCTGCCAGGTTTGCGCAAAACTTAAATGGTACGCCTTTGGGTCGGATACATTAAAAAAGTACGAGCTGCATTCTCTTTCCCTCGACAAACTGATATGATTCATAAAAGTAACCGAGAAGTTTTCAGATCAGTAATGAATTCCCTCTCACGTGGTTTTCTCTATGTTTTAAATCCTATCTCTAAGCCGAAGCATACTAGGCAATATTGCCTGATTGagatatttggaaaatttccggTCATTACCTTTTATTCCATTCCATTATGAGGGGATTTAAGATGCCTAATtcatcggccgccgtagccgaatgggttggtgcatgactaccattcggaattcacagagagaacgtaggttcgaaactcggcgaaacaccaaaaatgaagaaaaaacatttttctaatagcggtcgcccctcggcaggcaatggcaaacctccgagtgtatttctgccatgaaaaagttcctcataaaaatatctgccgttcggagtcggcttgaaactgtaggtccctccatttgtggaacaacatcaggatgcacaccacaaataggaggaggagctcggccaaacacccaaaaagggtgtacgcgccaattatatatatatatatatatcgcaGCAAGGGTATGTCCGGAGACTAAAAAACTCCCCCTCGTTTGGAACCGACGCCCAGCCTGGAACCGCTTTCTtattacttcagagtggcgttTCATCTTCTTCATTACAAAGGTCTTTGCCCATGTGCCTGCGCTTTCTTATCCGGAGAATTTTTATCGCAAAACAACTGATGATCGTCAATGTTCCCTcttagcatcttgtcgattacattttcagtggttatATGGCCGACTGCATTCTCCAGCATTCAACGTTCTTGTTCTCACGTATGCATTGGAAGAATGTGTATTCAGCGTCATCTTCAGCGCCATCCTCGTATATATAATACATGTGGGGTGTTCGAGTTTCGGTATTTTGAACAGGTATTTCCGGAAATAGCCGTGCCTCGAAAGCATTTGGGTTGTATAAAAACTGTCTTCACCGTAGTTCCTGCTATTCCATGTGGCGACGTTTTTTATAAGCCTAGCCGTCCACCTGCCGCGTGTTTCGTTAATCCAGCGGTCTGGCCATTAGTGTTTCATCCTATTTCGCGCCCTGCAGGTTTGCTAACTCTTTCTTGCATTCCCTCTTTCTTTAAACCCCACAACTTTTCCCTCTCAAAAGCTAGTAAGTCTATCAGTATTGAACCGCTTATTATTTAGACAGCTGGTTTGGATACTCTGCGGAGCAAACTCGCCTTCATAACACCAATGTAGCGTTGATGCGAATAAACAACTGTTAACTCATTCATCTTACTCAGAGAGTGTCCGTGCTACAGTGGGTAATTCAATATCCAGTAGGTTatcattgaaatattaaatttttcaaacagcAGTTGGCACACAGATATCAGCTGTTAAGCTGTCACAATCAGAGATGCGAAAATGGAATCTTGAGTTTTTGGTGtaacattttacatttatttcctttaagctTTGCTATGAGAAAAAAggacataaaaataattataatagtaAGCTCCAAGtgaaaacagttttaaattacCAAACTAAAATGTATTCGCTAATCGTAAAGTAATTGACGAGGGCACAGAAATCTCATTCACTATACCAACCTCTTTGCCCTTCGTCCACTTTCTCACTGATTGTTTATCTTATATTTAAACTGTCCTTCTTTCTTTCCTTACAGCGCCTGCTAATGGAGGCGTACATACGACAAAAGCGTGCTTCTCCTGGCATGGTGCAGGCCAGTGACTTACAAATAACCCGTCCTATGTCCGGGCTGCGCACAACAACGGCTAATAGCCGCGAGTTGCACGCTTACGACGGTCCAATGCAGTTCATCAGCTCGCCACACAACCCCGATCAATTATTAAGTAATACCACTACCAACACAACGCCAACGAATACCACCGTTATCCCCAGCAGCAACATGGTCATCTCGAATGGGCGAGAACGCGGCAGTAATTCGAACAATATACGTCCGCGAACAGCTCATATGACGAGTCACATCATCAATCAAGAGGGTAAGCGCGTTGAGTTacattatttaacattttcctTTCTTTCTGTATTACTTACTGTGTATGtgaatgtatatgtaagtattgtTTCTTCCGTTGCATTTTGTGCTTCCAGATTTAATTGAGGAAATATCCTCCCATGAGCTCGAAGACGACGAAAGTAGTCCGGTCAACCATGTGGCCACCAATGGACAAAGGCAAAGAcaacgccaacaacaacaattgcaacagCATCAACAACACTCCTACAGTCACGACCAGGATAGCAGCACACTGGACGAAGACGATTATGTGAATCGCAATATCGAGGAAGCAGCACCTGTAATGCCATTAAATCATAGCATAGCACATACGAACAGCACTACCATCGTCGCAGCCACCAGTGCACGCAGCTCATCGGCTCAATCCGCTGGTTCTGCCAACAACACTGCCAATACCTCGAATAGTGCGCAACAAACGTCCTCGATGGCGGACGCCAGCGGCGAACCGGAAGGTGACCTCATCGGCAACATCGACCAATTCGTTATACAACCAGCGGCACAGGGTGTGCTCTTCAAATGTCGCATAACACGCGACCGGAAAGGTATGGATCGTGGCCTTTTTCCGATctactatttgcatttggagCGGGATTatggaaagaaaatatttctcttGGGTGGTGAGTAGAGTAAATAAATGGCAGTTGGTGTAAGATTTCATAACGCTTCAATTCTTAAAGGACGCAAACGGAAGAAGAGTAAAACATCCAATTATATTATCAGCTGCGATCCTACGGACTTATCTCGCAACGCGGAGGGCTTCTGCGGCAAATTGCGTTCCAATGTGTTCGGCACCTCCTTTACAGTGTTCGATAATGGCAGCAAGGACAGCACGGAGAATCCACGACTTGATTTGGGGGTTATAATCTACGTAAGTAAAGTTTAGGATGCTGTACGGTACGAAGATTGGAGAAACTGTCTAGGAAAAGctttgtaaaaaacaaactcaTAGGACGAGTGTTTGTTAGCTATTTGGTCGaacttgattttgttccataaATACAAGGAACTACAATTTCATAGCAATTCGAAtagcaaatgatttttataaaaaatgtactcgAAGGTTCCATATTGGCTATAGAGATATTAAAAAACCCCGTTTTCTatctatttttctatatttgatGCTTCATTTTGAAATAAGGCTTCGAAACGGAAACCAACCGAATTGCAGCGATACACAAAGCCTACGAAGATGCTTAAGCGAAAATTTTTTACCGATCCATCACTCAAGAGATTCAGACCCTCACATCTTAAAGTTTATCTTTTCTTAAGATGAAACATTCGAGATTTCATGTACCCAAGGGTTTTGATAACAAGTAGTTCTTAAGTAGTGGTTTCCAAGTCCTTTACTgctctttgttcaaaaaatgaTGCTGAACATTTAAGCCAAATACGTCAGAGTACCTCCAGCATTAGTTCGCCCCACAATGAATAGGTAATTGCTGCCCTGCTGGTACTTGATCATAGGCTGTTTGAACTTTGAATCTCTGTGTGCTTTTCCCTGTGTTGAAGAAAGGCGACCCTACCATATGCGCCGACTACCAGGAAAGTCCATCATGGGCCTgattttcacattacgccaaattCATCATCTCTTTGTCCATTATGAGTCTGAGTTCGGTATTCCCGCAAAATTAATTCGACTTTGCAAAATGACATTGAGCAACACGTCCATCTGTGTCAAGGTCGGAAAAGACCTCCCCGAACCTTTCAATACcgagcgaggtttcagacaaagCGATCCACTATTGTGCGATCTCTTAACTTCCTAATATAAGGCGTACTGCGGAGAGCCGGTGTTCATCGAAATGgcattattttcaccaaaagtgtccagctccttgcatTTGCTAATGACATTGACATCATGGGGGGCTGCAAGCGAGATGTTACCGCAGCATTTTTCGCTATCGACTGAGTTTGGCGGTTAATGAGGGCAAGACGAAAAATATGCTGAGCACAATGCGTTTTGGATCCAGAACTAATGTATCTTGGTAGCGCcgtcacaacaacaaacaaagcgTGGAGATAAACCGACGAATCAcgcttgctaataggtgttattATGGTTTCAGTAAGCACTCTCTCTCGCCCGATAAAACTAACACTATACAAGACGCTCATCTCGTCCGCGATACTCTATGGCGCTGAAGCATGGGTTGTGTCGCAGACTAATGCAGCAGCTCTTGGGGTATTCGCGAGAAAAATACTTTGGAAAATATTCGGTTCTCTTCGTGTTGGCGATAACTACCGCCGAATAAACCCCGAGCTGTACGAGCTCTAAGACGATGTGGACATAGTGAGGCACATCAATATTCAGCGCTGGCGCTGGCTGTGCCACGTCGAACGTATAGATGCAGAAGTCGAGAGAACCCTATCACCACTTGGTGTAACAAATTGGACAAGGCGCGCAAAGCAGAGACGCCTGGCGAGACTTGTTACAGTCGGCCTCAATCCGGTAACGGGGTGTGATCCTTGATCAGCCCATATAAGTAAGTAAGGAGTAGAGGGTTTCCGTTTACCTGAGCATCAGCATTTGGATCTATTACAATACCAGTATATTTTGGAAGAACTAAGCAATTACTAAGCGAGTATGCATAGATATATTTCTTAGGCGCAAATCCGCTAAGGCGATCTTCAGGTGTTTGAGTAAAAGATGTTGCAAATACTTCTTTTTTTCCAGTACCAGCTACTTCAGGCCGCGTAGCGTTGTCTTTTCCGTTTTTCGTTTAACAAATCTTGCTTCTTTAAATCCAAATTTCTCATTAGGAAATGGATGAAAAGTCGGCGAAAAGGTGGATGTTCTAACAGTGGGATGCTGTACTAGACTATTCACGATTTTAACTATAACGTAAGGATAGCAACGTTGAGTAATGGTTTGACTTTCAGAAACTCTGAGGAGTTGTCAAATCGAATCAGAgtaccaatttttttcaaagctgcTATTCATTTCTGACCTCGAAGACAAGGGCGACCCTGGACAatcattgatttatttgttttttgggaGGTGCTTCCCCCACTCCGCCAATATCCATTCCAAAAAATCGTAGTTGGGATACCCGTTTTACTGAAAAATCATGTAATCAACAGGATATGCACACTTATCCACAAACTTagttaaatttgtttgtaaatgcAGTTGGTTGTAAAAGCACCGTCATTCTACCAAGTAAAATACCCATGCTTTCTCCGGCGTGTCTCATGGTTTGTTTGACTTCATTCAACTAGAAACTTTCGTTCGGACGATgccaataatattatttttcatcagacCAGAAACCATTGAACTTAGATTCATAGGACCATCACGTTTTCAGTCATCCACAGACCAACTTTTAGCATATTTTCAGAATCGCAAtctctaataaaaatattgatatttcaCACGCTGCTGGTATTGGAGTTTCATGCACACAGATGAAATCAATGAATTTGATGTATGCACTATCTTCTTTTATATCCGTTTTCCCTCCGCTCGGGGGCATAGGGTCtcaacaagactcttccatcgtacacggttctgggccAGTTCGTAGAATATCGAGCTTCGCCAAGTGATCTTGGGCCGACCGCGACcactgctcccttgcgggttccagtccagagccattttcgtgatgctatctggtggttttctaagcgtgtgatcTATCCATCGCCAGATTGCCCTATCTAGGCAGCATGCCCGTAACTGTACTACATAATATCTTTACAGAAGCGATAAGGACTGCAATAGGAAGAGAAGACTTCACGCTAAACAGCTGGCGGTCGCTTGATCTATCCACTTGGCgtcaactaaagggttttccaataagaggtgttactgGAGGtattttcccataaaagatcaatagtttcgttgcttgtgtggcacgtagcaccgtcttgatgaaaataaacgttgttcagatcaataccatccaactctggccataaaaaatcgttaatcatctctcgatagcgcaatccattcaccgttactgttgctccagctttattttcgaaaaagtaaggtcccatgactccgccggaccataaaccgcaccaaacagtcacacgttgaggatagagaggctttttaaCAATAagtcttggattttctgagccccagatgcgacaattttgcttgttgacgaagccaccgaggtagATATGGGACTCATCGCTCAAGTTGATTTTTCGATTAATTTCAACGACctaatcagcaaagacacgacgttttTGATGATCGGCTAGCTTGAgctcttgtgttaactggaatTTATAAGCCTTacgacccaaatctttatgcaaaatacggtataATGACTTTTgttgaatgcctaattccaaagaacgacgaggattggagaaacctgggttttcttcaacactttcggctacaacagcaatatttggTTTTTAAGTAGCGGTTTCCTCTCGCTCTTAGTTGAACTCGGTCTGGAGTCGGCTGTTACAATTAATGTGGGCTTGCCGATGCATTAATGAGGTTAACTTGACAGTGTTCCGGGTGATTAAGCTTTCAAAACCAATAAAGTTCTGGTTTTCTTTAGGGAAGGAGTTTAACGTGGCGGTTTCCAGACCCAccgcacaaccagatatcctgggATTCTTCGCCTTCTCAAACGGATGCTCGcgagctacccagaggatagtCGGGCAAAGCCCAGAAGTTGTGAGCTGGTTCGaccgtatgcagaagaatcgtcctgtcTACTTTCAAATGAATGGCAATCAGGGACTTTTCCCACAtgtgtggacttctacacacgaAACCATCATCCCTGCAtatgagaaaaagattctgcggaagattctTGGACCTCTGCACGTTGATGacagcgagtatcgcaggcgatggaacggtgAATTGTATGAGCATTACGAcgccatagacatagcgtagcgaataaagattcagcggctacgttgactgggtcatgtcgcctGAATGGATAAAAACGCTGAGAAAGTACTCTATGcagtaccagctgatggtagcagaggaagagaaaagtgttggtgtttcca
The sequence above is drawn from the Anastrepha obliqua isolate idAnaObli1 chromosome 4, idAnaObli1_1.0, whole genome shotgun sequence genome and encodes:
- the LOC129244253 gene encoding protein king tubby, whose amino-acid sequence is MYSLIRLLMEAYIRQKRASPGMVQASDLQITRPMSGLRTTTANSRELHAYDGPMQFISSPHNPDQLLSNTTTNTTPTNTTVIPSSNMVISNGRERGSNSNNIRPRTAHMTSHIINQEDLIEEISSHELEDDESSPVNHVATNGQRQRQRQQQQLQQHQQHSYSHDQDSSTLDEDDYVNRNIEEAAPVMPLNHSIAHTNSTTIVAATSARSSSAQSAGSANNTANTSNSAQQTSSMADASGEPEGDLIGNIDQFVIQPAAQGVLFKCRITRDRKGMDRGLFPIYYLHLERDYGKKIFLLGGRKRKKSKTSNYIISCDPTDLSRNAEGFCGKLRSNVFGTSFTVFDNGSKDSTENPRLDLGVIIYDTNILGFKGPRNMTVILPGMTEEDQRVKISSADPKQQGILDLWKIKNMDTIVELHNKTPVWNDETQSYVLNFHGRVTQASVKNFQLVHDSDPDYIVMQFGRTSEDVFTMDYRYPLCALQAFAIALSSFDGKIACE